The genomic interval CTGGCTCCTTTCCGCCTGCTGCACAACCTGTCGGTCAGCAACCACGTGTTCCATCTGAAGCAGAATGTCTACAACACGCTGATGTGCAGGTAGGACTCACTCACCATCTCATATATCCAATTGACAGTTTATTGATGATGTGGCTTTCATTTGCAGAAACGacttggagctgcagctgaagTGCTTCCACCAGGACGACCGGCAGATGAACACCAACTGGCCGCACACCGTCACCGTCTCCGCGAATGCCACGCCCCTGAACATCGAGCGGTCCGAGAAGAACAGCACCGCCCTGCGACCGCTCTACTTGAAGGCCGTGTGCCAGCCGGGCAGGAATACGCTCCAGCTGACCGCCAGTTCCTGCTGTTGTGTAAGTATTTGTGCAAcaaggaaataaaattattaatatatatgtatatgactGGTATTAACTAAACCCTTTATCTGTCACTTTTACAGTCTCACCTGTTTGTGCTGCAGCTAGTCCATCGACCATCGGTGCGCCAGGTGCTGCAGACGCTGCACAAGCGCAATCTGCTGCCGCTGGAGCACAGTGTGCAGAAGATCAAGCGCAATCTGAGCCAGCCGGAGGCGAGTGCTGGACCGGATGCCAcgtcccagcagcagcagcagggagGTGGGCAACAGTGCGCCAAGATCTCATTGAAGTGCCCCATCACCAAGTCACGGATAAGACTTCCGGCCCGGGGACACGAGTGCAAGCACGTGCAGTGCTTCGATTTGGAGGCGTATCTGATGATCAACAGCGAGCGGGGATCGTGGCGCTGCCCGGAGTGCAGCAAGTCGGCGATCACCGATACCCTGGAAATCGATCAGTACATCTGGGCCATACTCAACACACTGGGCAACTCGGATGTGGATGAGGTGATCATCGATTCATCGGCCAACTGGCGGGCGCTGCAGCACAATGGCGGCATGCCCAATGCACCGCCACCCTCGAATGTTCCTAGCAATCCCAGTGGCGTCAGCGGATCCGGCAATTCCGGCAACGGAAGCGTCAACCCCACCCTGCCGGTCATCAAACAGGAACTGTGCGACGACATCGCCAAGGTCATGTCGCCGGGATCCACCCAACTGCCCACTTGGGACAGTGCGCAGGCCATGAGTCCCTACAACATGCACGACATGAACTCCATTGCCAGCGGCAACATGATGGGCAATGGCGGCAACACCAACCAGTGagtattaaataatataccTTGCTTGTTAGTCAGTGTATTAACTTATTATTTACCCTTTTTAGTGGCAATCGCAGCAGCTACGACGGCTTCAGTGGCAACCACAGCGATGGAAGCGGCGGATTGCCGGGTGGCGATGGTGGTGTCAACTCCCTCGACCAGCTGAATGCCATGGAGAAGTCACTCAGCGATCAGGTAGGAGTctaaacaatataaaatattataaatatataccaaGCATCATTAGTTATCTATTTATTATCCAGTTTAGTAGTTGAAACACTTGTACTCATTCCAATGCTCTTCCCACCTCACTTTCAGATGCCCCACACCCCGCACACCCCTGGAGCGGCCAGTCATCCGATGACGCCCGGCGGACCGCCCAGCGTAAGCAGCTCCCACAACGAACCGATCAGCGGCGGTACGCCCAACGCCAACGGAAGCGGAAGtggcagcaacggcagcggcaacaacaacagcagcacgGGCCACAACTCGCCACAGACGCCGGGCACGCCCAGTCGAATgggaggcggcggtggcggcggcatgggtggagctggtgcagcagacagccagcagcagcagcaggagcagctcctCAACTCCCTGATGAGCAGTCAAACCCAGCTGAAGTTCAGCGAAAGCGATCTGAGTGCCGAGCTGCAGAGCTTCGATGCGGCGGCAGCGGCCATAAACGATACAGCCCACGATCTGAATGTGAGTACAGCACACATTAATCTCTGAGTAATAGGAAAAAtactaatttatatatttttgttatcgTGTATAGCTGCTGCAGGATGTGGACCCCATGGAGATCCTGTCCTATCTCGATCCCCAGCCCGATCTTAACACGCCGCCCTcgagtggcagcagcaacaacaacgccaGCGACGACTTGCTGGCCACGTTATTCGAGTAGACCCGAACAGGAGAAAGGGTAGCTGGGTAGCTGGGAGAGAGTTGGAGAATTGAAGTGGCAGAAATACCATAAATTGTATAtagtattattaattttaatgaaatgtgCACTAGACGCCAGTCGCGTACTTCAACCAACATTTTCGTTTCCTCACACaaaccaacagcagcaacaagtaaacatacacacaaaaaacaaacaaaaaaaaaaaaacaaatggatAAACTATTACAAACAACACACTGGATGAGAAATCGAAAcggaaatttgaatttgccCGTGTtgaaaaacaatgaaatgtgatttaaaaattaattaattaaattaattggcatttaatttaaagctaACTgagaaaaacccataaaaattacaaaaaaaaatgcacacacTAAAGCGTAAAAGAATAACAAACAGTCATTATAccatataaaaaatttaaaaatatttcaatcaGTTGAGAGCATGAAAATTCCTTCAATGAAATTTACGAATTTAAAATGCAGCAGAAAGTCCTTTGTTCGTTTATTTGaagattacattttttgttcgcCTTATCCCAGACTTTTGTTGCAAAATGTTTCTTGTTCATTTAcaaagtattaaaaaaaaaaaaagtactaaatcagcaacaacaaaatatgagcaaagaaaaacaaaaacgaaaatcaaGAAAAGAGAAACGAGAAACACAAAATACATACAAGTGAAATCCCAAcaattttattacatttataaaatgaaaacatttacattttaattgttgcataattttaattattttttaaagccTATCTACATATTAAACGTAAATGATTTAGCTTGGTAAATGATAAACGAAATTTAACAGACCAGCGGAGGaaatattaagaaaatattaactATAACGAACAGAAAGTAAATGTGTACAATTAAGTGACAAAgcaaaaatgcataattaGTGGATGAGAGAAACAAACTATTAAAAGtgtaaatcaaatttaatgctagatctaaaatatattgtatatattggatatgtatgttatatatgcggcaacaacaaaaaacacaacccctcccccaaaaaaacacacaaaagctaattaatacatttaaataatgataataataaatgaagaaaacaaaaagtatttGCAAAACTAACATTACAGtgttataattttgtttgcgttttatttcCACACACAATTCCCAACCatttttttggattttctcTTGAGTTCCGATTTGAGTTCGTCTATACGTTTCGTACGATGTGGTTAACATGGACcaatttttatatacaaatatatatgtataacaCCCACACACCGACGAGTCTTTGAATAGAGTATATACGCGAACTATATATAacggaaaatatatatattcatgtaCGTATCTGATATGATATTCAAATATAGCGAAATTTTTAAGCTTTGCCTCGGCTAATTCCCCGTTCAGCGCTTaacaaaacgaaagaaaaatatcGAAGAAATCGAAGAACTCGAAAATTTACGCGAAATCGCCTCGATGTGGTAGTTAAATGAATCTCAAATCTCTTCTCAAtgttatcaaaaaaaaacacacgtaattaaattattatataaacaCGTATATccaaaagcgaaaaagaaacaaaattcGTAGTGGTTTCATTGTAAAACAATATTTCATAATGATTAACGAACAATTTAGCTTCAAGATTTCGATATTCCAGTTCGATTTCTTCTCTCGCTTAAtgaaatgataatgataatgaaaatGACACGATTAATGATTAACGATAACAATATCGATAGGCAGTTGGGATGCGCAAATGtgattttattcaaaataaaatacacataACCATGATTACAATTAATGAAGATTTTTATTTGGATCTGTGGGATCGTTCGCTGGAACTGGCTGCGAAGGAAGAGAGTTGTACATACGAATATTTAACTAACGTAATCTTTATGAATGAACATGGTATATATCtgattatatataatatgtttaaatttagttCATAAGCTGTAATTTTAAACGATGGAACAAAAGCAAATACACATTAAATAATATGAAGAGAAATAAACCAAACAGCAGCATAACTTTACTGGGCTCCCCGTTCAATTCCAGCGGCTCTTCTTGGCCCTTTTGGCGTcctggttgctgctgctattggACGCTGAGGAGGAAGCACCCTGGCCAGATGATGGCGGTGCCATTGGCGCAGCGAAAACTCCCGAGTCCGGCAGAGTTTTTTCCCAAGTCCGATCGCTGGACGCACGGAACTGGTTGTTGTACTGGGATCGGAATGCCTCCCTCATCGCTGCATAGCGATCTGTGGCTGGTCCTGCGCTGGAAGAGGATTTACTAGAGGGTCCTTCGGTTGGGCTTTGGACAGAACCACTGGCACTGGACTCCGAGCCACCACCAGATCCAAAACCACCGCCATGCCCCCTCTCCCGATAACCCAATCCTGTGTGGGTATTTGCCGGTCTCTTGCTTTTGCCCTGCTTGAAACGTGAACTGCGGAACCAGGAACTCTTCATGGCCAGCTCCATTAGATCGTCGGGCACCTGCTGATCGGCTCCCTCCAGGTTCCGCACCAGATGTCCAGCGAACTCCTTGTCTTTATCGGTGACTAGAGTGAATGCATTACCCTTTTCGCCGGCTCTGCCCGTTCTTCCGATCCTGTGCGTGTGCGTTTCAATGTCCCTGGCGGTGTCGTAGTTTACCACATTTTTGATGTGGGGTATATCCAATCCTCTGGCTGCCACGTCGGTGGCCACCAGTATATCACACTCTTTCCTCTTAAACTGAGTGATGACCTTGTTCCTGTCCGCTTGATCCATATCGCCGTGAAGTAAAAGACAATTGTATTCCTTGATTAAAAGATTGTTGGACACCGTTTCGGCATCGACTTTTTTTGTCACGAAGATCAGGACACTTCCTTCAG from Drosophila yakuba strain Tai18E2 chromosome 3L, Prin_Dyak_Tai18E2_2.1, whole genome shotgun sequence carries:
- the LOC6533623 gene encoding zinc finger MIZ domain-containing protein 2 isoform X3, which produces MNQQAGSSRAPATGGQISPPGATTVGVDQQQHLQQQHQQQYYNQQQQQQQYQQQQQHQRDNFLAYQQQQQQQQQQQQQQQLQRSGGGGGNFMLGNDLVGGDSLRSLNNTFGPNSEFTSLGGANSSASSSLSGLSSSSSQGYTGMVAASQQHQQQQPHHHQQQQQQQQQQHMGSMDAMGGYSQMGGGMHPGPNSGMMGNMNGQYMNGGSGQGGYNGAQGMGMGYGGGGSMGPQRHHQMTPMNQMQNMSMGPGVGGSGGMGGGMNPLQQQAAQQQMGGMNPMAKMQGMANGGYPQQAPPSLTQQQQQQQRRMAPYPHPQMHMAQKRAAAAGVGGAGGMYPGNPMQQQQQAQMYGNQQMHPGSGGGVPLPMQAGGAGNGYGRSGPMGAGNGGYGRMSAANGMGPNGGPVMGPMGPGGMTAGGMGPGPGCMSQQRFMPQGSGGGGMPGVGYGGVGGGAAAHQGQFYPGSGQSAGMQQAGGMCPAGPGAVATTGNPYQNQGFQQNYQHSPVPGNPTPPLTPACSVPYVSPNPDIKPPMDNSEEMRLTFPVRDGIILAPFRLLHNLSVSNHVFHLKQNVYNTLMCRNDLELQLKCFHQDDRQMNTNWPHTVTVSANATPLNIERSEKNSTALRPLYLKAVCQPGRNTLQLTASSCCCSHLFVLQLVHRPSVRQVLQTLHKRNLLPLEHSVQKIKRNLSQPEASAGPDATSQQQQQGGGQQCAKISLKCPITKSRIRLPARGHECKHVQCFDLEAYLMINSERGSWRCPECSKSAITDTLEIDQYIWAILNTLGNSDVDEVIIDSSANWRALQHNGGMPNAPPPSNVPSNPSGVSGSGNSGNGSVNPTLPVIKQELCDDIAKVMSPGSTQLPTWDSAQAMSPYNMHDMNSIASGNMMGNGGNTNHGNRSSYDGFSGNHSDGSGGLPGGDGGVNSLDQLNAMEKSLSDQMPHTPHTPGAASHPMTPGGPPSVSSSHNEPISGGTPNANGSGSGSNGSGNNNSSTGHNSPQTPGTPSRMGGGGGGGMGGAGAADSQQQQQEQLLNSLMSSQTQLKFSESDLSAELQSFDAAAAAINDTAHDLNLLQDVDPMEILSYLDPQPDLNTPPSSGSSNNNASDDLLATLFE